In Paenibacillus phoenicis, one genomic interval encodes:
- a CDS encoding DUF2487 family protein, producing the protein MKFSEIEASAWEELRPYLDTCLIPVTGLSGQERPYEVTKKLERLRDVLDWVEIPFKGRVVTYPSYQYQTPDMAQTLNDLCRNVKGSGFAYAVVISADFEWGDGQLPEADLIVTPGRFAADSKEGAAARVKAAVQEMWQGK; encoded by the coding sequence ATGAAATTTAGTGAAATTGAAGCTTCCGCCTGGGAAGAGCTGCGCCCATACCTGGATACCTGCTTGATTCCGGTAACGGGATTATCCGGACAAGAACGCCCGTATGAAGTCACCAAAAAGTTGGAAAGGCTGAGAGATGTCCTCGATTGGGTGGAAATCCCTTTCAAGGGAAGGGTCGTTACGTACCCGTCATACCAATACCAGACGCCGGATATGGCGCAGACCCTAAATGATTTGTGCCGAAATGTCAAGGGCAGTGGATTTGCGTATGCCGTGGTCATCTCTGCAGATTTTGAGTGGGGAGATGGGCAGCTTCCAGAGGCAGATTTAATCGTGACGCCAGGCCGTTTTGCAGCGGATTCCAAGGAGGGAGCTGCGGCACGAGTGAAGGCGGCAGTACAA
- a CDS encoding IDEAL domain-containing protein: protein MDQMKVTYEAMLGLAAEMIWDEALRKHRSEQIYNEIDTALANGDEVAFRLLTDELKTLEER from the coding sequence ATGGATCAGATGAAGGTTACTTATGAAGCAATGCTTGGATTGGCGGCGGAAATGATATGGGACGAAGCGCTCCGGAAGCATCGCTCGGAACAGATCTACAACGAGATTGACACCGCCTTGGCGAATGGCGACGAGGTTGCCTTCCGGCTCCTGACGGATGAACTGAAAACACTAGAAGAACGCTAA